One Candidatus Eremiobacterota bacterium DNA window includes the following coding sequences:
- a CDS encoding methylated-DNA--[protein]-cysteine S-methyltransferase, translating into MKAGTVGNEAAVRAVAKANGDNRIAIIVPCHRVIGEDGRLVGYGGGV; encoded by the coding sequence GTGAAGGCCGGCACCGTGGGTAATGAGGCCGCGGTGAGGGCCGTGGCAAAAGCGAACGGCGATAACCGCATCGCCATCATCGTACCCTGCCACAGGGTAATTGGAGAGGACGGCAGGCTTGTAGGCTATGGCGGGGGCGTATGA
- a CDS encoding serine/threonine-protein kinase yields the protein MKEYLPGDLIAENYQVLSRLGEGGMNIVYLVKKLPEGPQYAIKITRPLEELKSDLAEAHNKFLREVAILTTLSHPSLPKVFDYFTKENCYFIVEEYVEGLPLSSHLEKNLPGQGEVICWALKLCDILKTLHRNNIIFRDLKPANIMLVPDGNIKLVDFDIARYFKAGQARDTLLLGTPGYAAPELYGKDQSDRRSDIYSLGATMHQLLTGRDPQESPFHFKPLQEVLPGIDQELSALVHRCLENDREKRFPDVLEIISALHEIQGRLSRKSLPPAPPLPPILPTMAPSSTGDIPRYLTKRAGEAMRGLFAAEKSVNKCSGRPPALSLEPRPSMDEFAGGDCPPWRDFYLYHPLCITKVDLKCTAPQVKYPEALAVTFEFTCTHPMELFYRPYLLEMTLCFAIPLSEACFTDGGPYVQIPGLVKDFHLETPNCWSGTSDRTTVEVVHDGSYIRGWVYWQPEGSLPPLGYSRSLPWRGPRAVLQVKDYRATWQYTTGFIIK from the coding sequence ATGAAAGAATACCTTCCCGGAGACCTCATAGCGGAGAATTACCAGGTTCTCTCCCGCCTCGGCGAGGGGGGGATGAACATAGTGTACCTCGTGAAAAAGCTTCCGGAAGGTCCGCAGTATGCCATTAAAATCACCAGGCCTCTTGAAGAGCTCAAGTCGGACCTCGCGGAAGCCCATAACAAGTTCCTGAGGGAAGTGGCCATCCTCACCACCCTCTCCCACCCTTCCCTGCCAAAGGTCTTTGATTACTTCACCAAGGAGAACTGCTACTTCATTGTGGAGGAATACGTGGAAGGCCTCCCCCTCTCATCGCACCTGGAGAAAAACCTGCCCGGCCAGGGGGAGGTGATCTGCTGGGCTCTCAAACTCTGCGACATCCTCAAGACACTCCACCGGAACAATATCATATTCAGAGACCTGAAGCCTGCCAACATCATGCTCGTGCCTGACGGGAACATAAAACTTGTGGATTTTGACATAGCGCGGTACTTCAAGGCGGGGCAGGCCCGGGACACCCTGCTTCTGGGCACCCCCGGCTATGCCGCGCCGGAGCTCTACGGGAAGGACCAGAGCGACAGGCGCTCCGATATTTATTCCCTGGGCGCCACGATGCACCAGCTTCTCACGGGCAGAGACCCCCAGGAAAGCCCTTTCCACTTTAAGCCTCTCCAGGAGGTCCTGCCAGGCATTGACCAGGAGCTTTCGGCCCTTGTCCACAGATGTCTTGAGAATGACAGGGAGAAGCGCTTTCCCGATGTCCTCGAGATAATCAGTGCCCTTCATGAGATCCAGGGCAGGCTTTCCCGCAAGTCCCTTCCCCCTGCCCCGCCCCTGCCGCCGATTCTCCCCACGATGGCGCCTTCAAGTACCGGCGATATCCCGAGGTATCTCACCAAAAGGGCAGGAGAGGCCATGAGGGGCTTGTTCGCAGCGGAGAAGTCCGTGAATAAATGCTCCGGGCGTCCTCCAGCGCTTTCTCTTGAGCCCCGGCCTTCAATGGATGAGTTTGCCGGCGGCGACTGCCCCCCCTGGAGGGACTTCTATCTCTACCACCCTCTCTGCATCACCAAGGTGGATCTTAAATGCACTGCACCGCAGGTGAAATACCCTGAGGCTCTTGCCGTGACTTTTGAATTTACCTGCACCCACCCCATGGAGCTCTTCTACAGGCCATACCTCCTGGAGATGACCCTTTGCTTCGCAATCCCTTTGAGCGAAGCCTGTTTCACCGATGGAGGCCCCTATGTGCAGATTCCAGGGCTGGTGAAGGATTTCCACCTTGAGACACCCAACTGCTGGAGCGGCACATCGGACCGCACCACTGTCGAAGTGGTCCATGACGGCTCTTATATCAGGGGCTGGGTTTACTGGCAGCCTGAGGGGAGCCTGCCTCCCCTCGGCTATTCCCGCAGCCTGCCATGGCGGGGGCCCCGCGCGGTGCTCCAGGTGAAGGATTACCGCGCCACCTGGCAGTATACGACAGGCTTTATCATCAAATGA
- a CDS encoding isoprenylcysteine carboxylmethyltransferase family protein translates to MPVHAAMLVVFALGTAAICYYSWWLSLRARRYHGIPRFVAFESLLLMVLLNAGSWFKDPFCLRQIVSWIVLFASLYPSMAGYLLLRGAGRAEGTFENTSVLVKSGVYKYIRHPLYTSLLLLGVGVFLKDVTILTTILMLVSTAALFATALMEEREMVRKFGGEYEAYMKETKRFIPFLY, encoded by the coding sequence ATGCCTGTGCATGCAGCAATGCTCGTTGTGTTCGCCCTTGGCACGGCGGCTATCTGTTATTACTCCTGGTGGCTCTCCCTCAGGGCCCGCCGCTACCACGGCATCCCCCGCTTTGTCGCCTTTGAGAGCCTTTTATTGATGGTGCTCCTCAACGCAGGATCGTGGTTCAAGGATCCCTTCTGCCTGCGCCAGATTGTCTCGTGGATAGTCCTTTTTGCCTCTCTCTACCCTTCAATGGCGGGATATCTTCTTCTGCGCGGAGCAGGCAGGGCGGAAGGAACCTTTGAGAACACGAGCGTCCTCGTGAAATCGGGCGTCTATAAGTATATAAGGCACCCTCTTTACACCTCCCTGCTTCTTTTGGGCGTGGGGGTCTTCCTGAAAGACGTGACCATTCTCACTACAATCCTTATGCTGGTGAGCACGGCTGCTCTTTTCGCCACTGCATTGATGGAGGAAAGAGAGATGGTGCGGAAATTCGGCGGCGAGTACGAAGCCTATATGAAGGAGACAAAGAGGTTCATCCCCTTTCTCTACTGA